The Phycisphaeraceae bacterium genome segment ACTCATTCGCTGCGCTGCCGGCGGGACGCGGATCAGCAGCATGTCCGGGCCATCCTGGAGATCGGCGGCTCCGGCTCGTCATTCATGGTCCTGCGGGGGGATCAGGTCGCCATGTGCAAGCCGATCGAGGTCGGCGGCGCCGACCTGGACAAGGCGGTGGCCGAGCGGCTCGGTCTGGACCTGCCGCTGAGCCGACAACTGAGGCAGCGTCGTCTGCTCGAACGGGCGAGGTCGATTCAGTCTGGTCATCCGGCTGGAGAACCTGATGACAAGGAGCGGGCGATCTTCGAATCGGTCCGCGCCCTGCTCGATCGTCTCATTCGGGAAGTCGGGCTTTGCCTGCGGTACCACGGCGTCACGTTCCGTGGGCGTCCGCCTGAGCGCATCGTCCTGGCCGGAGCGGATGGGCTGGAGCCGCGACTGGACGCCATGCTCGCGGCCTCCACCAAGATGCCGGTGGCGTTTGAAGATCCGCTTTCGCCCGTTCAGCCCATGCTCGAGGGGATCGGTCACTCTGACGAGTGGGGACCGGCGCATGGCTGGCTCGCCGCCGCCGGCCTGTCGTTGCGCGGGTGGCGCGCCGCGACGGTCGCAGCCGGCTCAACGTCGGAACGGAGGGCCGCGGCATGAGGCAGCACGAGATCGACCTGCTTCCCGAGGTCATGCGCATCAAGACGCAGGCCCGGGCCAGCGCCAGCCGGAACGTGACCATGGCCACGCTGACCGTGACGGCGCTGGTCCTTCTCTCCACCCACGCAAAAATGGTGCGCGGCGCCGCCGAGTCGGAACTGCGTCTGCTGCGTCACGAAGTCAAGGTGCTGGAGCAGAATGAGCGCGAGGCCGACCGCCTGCAGTCCGAACTGGAGCGGCTGCGGCGGCTCGAGGATCGACAGCGCCGGGTCGAGACTCCATTGCCCATCAGCCGCATCATCGCCGAGCTTGTCGGCGCCATGCCCGACTCGATGACGATCGACCGGCTTGATGTGAACGCCGAGCAGGTCAGGCGGCAGCGCTCGACCCCGTCGAAAGGCGGCACGGATCCGGGTCCGCGCGTCCTGGTGGCCGAGGTGGCGGGCTTCGCGCGCGACGACCTGGACATCACGCGCTTTGTCTCGAATCTGGACGGGCGCGAGCCGTTCGCGGATGTTTCGCTCGACTACAGCCGGCAGCGGCAGGTTCACGGCGTGCCGGCGCGGGAGTTCCGTCTCAGCTTCACGATCGACTTCGATGCGGCGTGGGCGCTTCGCGAGGTCGATCCGTCCTGGTCGCAGCGGAAGGTGACCCATGTGGATTGACCGGAAGTTTCTGCTTTCCGCCGCCGTCATGCTCGGCGCGTTCGCGCTGGGCGCGGTGGTGCTGGCGGCGCCGCAGTACCGGGCGGCTCGCGACGCCGCGGGCACCATTCGCTCCGTGCGGCAGCGGCTCGCCACGGGAAGTGAGAGCGCCGCCGGTCTTCGTGAGATGCAGGAGCGGCTCGCACGGGAGCGTCAGGCGTTCGAGTCGAGCGCCAGGACCATCCCCGCCAGCGCCGACGTGGCCTCGATCATCCGAGCGCTCAACAGGCCGATCGACGGCGTCCAGGTGCTGGACCAGACGTTCAACGCCGGTCGAACGCCGACGCCCGTGCCGCGCGTGGACGACGGCTCGCTTTCATCGTTGCCGCTCACCATTGACATGGTGGCGACGTATGACGTGGTTCACGACCTGCTGCGCAGCGTCGAATCGATGCCGCGGCTGATTCGCATCGCCTCGGTGCGCGTCGAACGGCTCGCGGACTCCGAGCACGTCGTCAAGGCGACCATCCTGCTGGACGTGATCTTCGAGCCCGCCGGCCAGGCGTCGTAAGGCGGAAGGCCGCGTCAGGCGCCTGGTTGCCTTCGTGGAGCCCTGAACATGCCCCAGTCGTTGCAGCGAATCTGGATCCGATTGACCGCCGACCGCCGGCGATTCGGCATTCTGGTCGCCATGGTGCTGGTGGGGCTGCTGTTGTGGGGACGGGTGATCATCGTGTCCAGCCCGCCCCGTCGCGCCGTGGCGGGAAGCGGGGAGCGACTGACCCAGAAGCCGGCGGAGACGCCCCGAGGCGGGTCAGCGTCGTCCGAGAATCCCCCCGCGCCGCCGCGTGAGGTGGCGCTTGCGTCCGAGATGACGCGCGACCCCTTCCGGATCAACCCGCAGCACTTCCCCAGACCGACTCCCCCGGCGAAAGAGGCAAGGGATGAGGGCAAGTCGGGTTCATCCCCGGCCGATGATGAGGCGCGCGATGAGGCGCTTCGAGTCGGGCGGATCGAGGCCGCCGCGAGGAACCTCACGCTGGAGGCGGTCATGAAAGGAGCTTCGCTCGCCGTGATTGATGGGCGCACCCTCCGGGTCGGAGACAGCGTTTCCAGCCCGAAGCATCCGGGATTCGACTTCACGCTGATCGAGGTGGGCGACCGCTCGGCAGTGCTGGAGTGCGAGGGCATCCGGGTGGAACTGCGCCTCTCAGCGGCGGCGGACCGGACCCCGTCCCGACCCCGATGATCCAGGACCCGAGGAGCGACTCGACATGCTTTCGATGAACCACGGTCTGACGCGGCGTTTTCTCCTGCCCCTGACTTCCGTCTGCGCCCTGTCGGTCGGGCTTGCCGACCCGGCATTCGGGCAGCAGGGGGGTCAGCAGGATCCGGCCAAGCAGGATGTCAACGTCACCGACTTCGACACCGTCGATCTGTCCGTGCAGGACGCCGACCTGGCCCAGGTTCTGCAGATGCTCTCCATCCAGAGCCGCAAGAACATCATCTCGAGCAAGAACGTCTCGGCCACGGTGACGGCCAACCTGTACGACGTGACGTTCCACGAGGCGCTGGACGCCATCCTCAAGGTCAACGGCTTCACCTGGGAGGAGAAGGGCAACTTCATCTACGTGTACACGCAGGATGAATACAACCGCATTCAGGAAGCCAACCGCAAGACCACCAGCCGCACCTTCGAGCTCAACTACCTCTCCGCCCGCGACGGCATCGAGTTCATCACGCCGCTGCTCAGCGACAAGGGCAAGGCCAGCGCCCGGGGCGACGTGAAGGCGGGCTTCAAGCCCACATCCGACGACGGGGGCGGCGACAGCTACGCCTACAACGTCAAGAT includes the following:
- a CDS encoding PilN domain-containing protein, coding for MRQHEIDLLPEVMRIKTQARASASRNVTMATLTVTALVLLSTHAKMVRGAAESELRLLRHEVKVLEQNEREADRLQSELERLRRLEDRQRRVETPLPISRIIAELVGAMPDSMTIDRLDVNAEQVRRQRSTPSKGGTDPGPRVLVAEVAGFARDDLDITRFVSNLDGREPFADVSLDYSRQRQVHGVPAREFRLSFTIDFDAAWALREVDPSWSQRKVTHVD
- the pilM gene encoding pilus assembly protein PilM, whose translation is MLGSRFLSSVGHIGIDFGSGGVRLLQMRHRRGCWQVVDRARMEPEGEGVPTSEAFRHLLGEHRFVGRRCVVGVPRSETLIQSVRMPRLKDAEMKQAVLWEAAERFNRGRDELEVDYIRLGEVQRGAESRDEVLVIAAPRERLQQRLDSLIEAGLRPVAVELPVCAIVRTHSLRCRRDADQQHVRAILEIGGSGSSFMVLRGDQVAMCKPIEVGGADLDKAVAERLGLDLPLSRQLRQRRLLERARSIQSGHPAGEPDDKERAIFESVRALLDRLIREVGLCLRYHGVTFRGRPPERIVLAGADGLEPRLDAMLAASTKMPVAFEDPLSPVQPMLEGIGHSDEWGPAHGWLAAAGLSLRGWRAATVAAGSTSERRAAA
- the pilO gene encoding type 4a pilus biogenesis protein PilO translates to MWIDRKFLLSAAVMLGAFALGAVVLAAPQYRAARDAAGTIRSVRQRLATGSESAAGLREMQERLARERQAFESSARTIPASADVASIIRALNRPIDGVQVLDQTFNAGRTPTPVPRVDDGSLSSLPLTIDMVATYDVVHDLLRSVESMPRLIRIASVRVERLADSEHVVKATILLDVIFEPAGQAS